The genomic region CGCCCTGGTCCGAGCCCTCGACGGTTCCGACATGGTCTTCATAACGGCCGGGATGGGCGGCGGTACGGGTACCGGCGCGGGCCCGCTAATCGCGGAGATCGCGGGCGAGATCGGCGCGCTGACGGTAGCGGTCGTGACCAGGCCTTTCCATTTCGAGGGGCCGCGTCGTCTCAAGATAGCCGAAACCGGCCTGGCGGAGTTGGCGGACCGGGTGGATACGCTAATCGTCGTCCCCAACGAGAAACTCCTGAAGATCGTGGCACGCGAGACTACTATTACGGAGTCCTTCCGGTTGGCCGACGACGTCCTGGTGCAGGCCGTGCGCGGGATATCGGACCTCATTACGGTCCCGGGCCTTATAAACGTCGACTTCGCGGACGTCCGCGCCGTAATGTCGGAAGCCGGCGGGAGCGCCATAATGGGCACCGGCGTCGGCGTAGGCGAGGACCGCGCCGTGGCGGCGGCGCAGAACGTAATATCCAGCCCCTTGCTCGACGGCATGAACATCAAAGGGGCGCGCGGGATTCTCATCAACGTAACCGGCGGCATCGACATGTCGCTCCACGAGATCAACGAGGCGGTGAGCATCGTCAACGAAGTCGCCGACGACGACGCGAACATCATCGTCGGCGCGGTGGTGGAAGAGGGCTTGGAGGAATTCCGCGTAACGGTCATAGCGACGGGTTTCGAGGGGCCGCCAGTGCAAGAAGTCGGCGTCTTCGGCGATGCCCAAGTCCCGGCGTCTATGGTCCACGCCGCGCCGCTTCCGCCCGTACCCCCCGACGGCGTAGAAATGGATTTCGACGACGCCCTCTTAAATTCCGAATTCGACATCCCGGCCTTCATCCGACAACGCTCGCGCAACGACGATATGAAAAACTAGCGCAGCGCGCAAAAAAGCCC from bacterium harbors:
- the ftsZ gene encoding cell division protein FtsZ — protein: MLEFTPEYEHFATIKVMGIGGGGGNAVNRMIDAKIRGVEFIVANTDAQVLRQTKALQKIQIGSRLTNGLGAGGKPDVGRLAAEEDRDALVRALDGSDMVFITAGMGGGTGTGAGPLIAEIAGEIGALTVAVVTRPFHFEGPRRLKIAETGLAELADRVDTLIVVPNEKLLKIVARETTITESFRLADDVLVQAVRGISDLITVPGLINVDFADVRAVMSEAGGSAIMGTGVGVGEDRAVAAAQNVISSPLLDGMNIKGARGILINVTGGIDMSLHEINEAVSIVNEVADDDANIIVGAVVEEGLEEFRVTVIATGFEGPPVQEVGVFGDAQVPASMVHAAPLPPVPPDGVEMDFDDALLNSEFDIPAFIRQRSRNDDMKN